The following are encoded together in the Scytonema millei VB511283 genome:
- a CDS encoding DUF4926 domain-containing protein codes for MIQELDRVILTTNIPEHNLEQGDLGTVVLVHRDRQGYEVEFMTLDGETVAVISLSNEQVRSIGRKEIAHVRVLS; via the coding sequence ATGATTCAAGAACTCGATCGCGTCATTCTAACAACTAATATTCCAGAACATAATTTAGAGCAAGGCGATCTTGGTACTGTTGTTTTAGTACATCGAGATCGTCAAGGATATGAGGTGGAATTTATGACCTTAGATGGAGAAACGGTAGCAGTGATTTCACTGTCGAATGAGCAGGTTCGTTCCATTGGTAGAAAAGAAATTGCTCATGTACGAGTTTTGAGTTAG
- a CDS encoding YkvA family protein encodes MNDFLNNARRFLGFVPFTKDAVAMYFCMLDPKTPAYAKAVIASALTYFLSPMDAIPDVMAGIGFTDDASVIATALATVGIHITDEHRKKANDFFNS; translated from the coding sequence ATGAATGATTTCCTGAACAATGCTAGACGTTTTCTCGGCTTTGTTCCTTTTACAAAAGATGCAGTAGCCATGTATTTCTGTATGCTCGATCCTAAAACACCAGCTTATGCGAAAGCTGTAATTGCATCTGCACTTACCTATTTTTTATCACCAATGGATGCTATACCTGATGTAATGGCAGGTATAGGTTTTACAGATGATGCTAGTGTAATTGCAACAGCCCTTGCAACTGTAGGCATTCACATTACAGATGAGCATAGGAAAAAAGCTAATGATTTCTTTAATTCATAA
- a CDS encoding transketolase, which produces MTASTEAAKIATPEFCQGIQYFGEALPGFEQYGKQAAIAPNKTAITDPSDPTAVFQTLLYADALRYLTVQVTGSKASGHPGGFASQVEAYAALVMLGYKNIITEVGHHAPGFYSAMFLDRSLEDMGITTVQQLRDRFREHHGLLGHLSGFIPGILAPAGPLGQGQHFAMSAARLHPDKLFPVTIGDGGLGEPYIMSSMAHFHTAYPGVTNFLPVLVWNGYSQEHHSMVSTQSNERMMAYWHGNGFEEVVLVDAKDFDDKNQPGDYVDSTAFSFEQRLAFTKAVLVATDEATRSALSGKLTVLIIKQLKGAGVHARGAKSHNLYAMHTLDNPDIVNALKSRALSSAAWEIVRTNCERAGGGSASRVAVTESVLPLAELGQLPLEEYAVGGDPKVSTTAMGKLVAKVGECDRNYIVTNADGNEASGIANINQALKIIHPTEDPVYNQTPGGQVYEPLSEDACAGLAAGSALMGSRTLWCSYESFAINGLPIWQTVTQAMAELRRPTPSTVTLFTAGALEQGRNGWTHQRPEIEAYFAAMMRNGNVFPLFPPDANSIQVCYDWALTTKNKGVVITASKSPLPIRTTFEQSRKAIQDGAVVLQEIKGSKTVVFAVIGDMVLMPVFEAATYLEAQEIGVRIVSVVNPRRLYRPSDVAWDSCSEPDGEFLNDAGFEALFGGDALVGVASGASGMLEPIMLRSHCNRDTFAWKRGETTASPAQLMALNGMTAENLVKRALELVG; this is translated from the coding sequence ATGACGGCATCGACCGAAGCGGCAAAGATAGCAACACCAGAATTTTGTCAAGGAATTCAGTATTTTGGCGAAGCTTTGCCAGGATTCGAGCAATATGGCAAACAAGCAGCGATCGCACCAAATAAAACTGCTATTACCGATCCTAGCGATCCGACGGCTGTATTTCAAACCCTCCTCTATGCCGATGCTTTACGTTATTTAACAGTCCAAGTTACGGGAAGTAAAGCTTCGGGACACCCTGGTGGCTTTGCCTCGCAAGTAGAAGCATATGCAGCCTTGGTGATGTTGGGCTACAAAAACATTATTACCGAAGTGGGACACCACGCCCCAGGATTTTACAGCGCCATGTTTTTAGATCGGTCGTTAGAAGACATGGGCATTACCACCGTACAACAACTGCGCGATCGCTTCCGCGAACATCACGGTTTACTCGGACACCTTTCTGGCTTTATTCCTGGTATTCTCGCCCCTGCGGGTCCATTGGGACAAGGGCAACATTTCGCCATGTCAGCCGCCCGTCTCCACCCCGATAAATTATTCCCCGTCACGATTGGCGATGGTGGATTGGGCGAACCCTACATCATGAGTAGCATGGCGCATTTCCACACAGCCTATCCCGGCGTGACAAATTTCTTGCCCGTCTTGGTGTGGAATGGCTACAGTCAGGAACATCACAGCATGGTGTCCACTCAATCCAACGAACGGATGATGGCATACTGGCACGGTAATGGTTTTGAAGAAGTCGTGTTAGTCGATGCCAAAGACTTTGACGACAAAAACCAACCAGGCGATTATGTCGATAGTACGGCTTTTTCCTTCGAGCAGCGCTTGGCTTTCACCAAAGCCGTGTTAGTTGCAACCGATGAAGCTACCCGTTCTGCTTTGAGTGGAAAACTGACGGTATTAATTATCAAACAATTAAAAGGGGCAGGAGTCCACGCGAGAGGGGCAAAATCTCACAACCTCTATGCGATGCATACTCTCGATAACCCCGATATTGTCAACGCCTTGAAATCGCGTGCTTTATCCTCTGCTGCATGGGAAATTGTGCGGACGAACTGCGAACGCGCTGGTGGTGGTTCGGCGAGTCGGGTAGCTGTAACGGAATCTGTATTACCGCTAGCAGAACTTGGGCAATTGCCGTTAGAAGAATATGCTGTAGGGGGAGATCCGAAAGTATCGACAACGGCGATGGGTAAATTAGTGGCGAAAGTGGGAGAATGCGATCGCAACTACATTGTCACCAATGCTGACGGTAATGAAGCTTCGGGAATTGCCAACATTAACCAAGCACTAAAAATTATCCACCCCACAGAAGATCCTGTATATAACCAAACCCCAGGCGGACAAGTTTACGAACCGCTAAGTGAAGATGCTTGTGCGGGTTTAGCTGCTGGTTCGGCGTTGATGGGTAGTCGTACCTTGTGGTGTTCTTATGAGTCTTTTGCGATTAATGGTTTACCAATTTGGCAAACGGTAACGCAAGCAATGGCGGAATTACGTCGTCCTACACCTTCTACCGTAACTTTATTTACGGCTGGGGCGTTAGAACAAGGGCGTAACGGCTGGACGCACCAACGCCCTGAAATTGAAGCATATTTCGCCGCTATGATGCGGAATGGAAATGTATTTCCCCTATTTCCACCCGATGCAAATTCAATTCAAGTTTGTTACGATTGGGCGCTGACGACGAAGAATAAGGGTGTTGTCATTACTGCAAGTAAGTCACCTTTACCAATTCGCACGACATTTGAACAGAGTCGCAAAGCAATTCAAGATGGCGCGGTGGTACTGCAAGAAATTAAGGGTAGCAAGACAGTAGTATTTGCGGTGATTGGCGATATGGTGTTGATGCCAGTATTTGAAGCTGCAACTTATTTAGAAGCGCAAGAAATTGGCGTGAGAATTGTTTCTGTTGTGAATCCTCGTCGTTTGTATCGTCCTAGCGATGTTGCTTGGGATTCCTGTTCTGAACCGGATGGGGAATTTTTGAATGATGCTGGGTTTGAGGCGTTATTTGGTGGCGATGCTTTGGTTGGAGTAGCATCTGGTGCAAGTGGGATGTTGGAACCAATTATGTTGCGCAGTCATTGCAATCGCGATACTTTCGCTTGGAAGCGGGGAGAAACCACCGCAAGTCCCGCACAATTGATGGCGTTAAATGGGATGACGGCTGAGAATTTGGTGAAACGCGCTTTGGAGTTGGTGGGTTAG
- a CDS encoding cytochrome P450, producing MKLTEVNKTPALLQTLQLIANPIEFLNTCANKYSDPFAVRVLGLNSPPVVFFSQPQAIKEIFAIPSEYFDYKKATHVFQPLMGEQSLILQEGKSHQRQRQLMLPPFHGDRMKTYGQIICQITQAVTQKWQVGKQISINHFLPDITLQIILQVVFGISPGERYEQLKVKLSSLLEDVTTPWYSSLFFFPPLQKDLGAWSPWGHFVRRRQQIDKLIYAEISQRRRENDPTRTDILSMLMTARDEKGQQMNDEELRDQLMSLLLLGYETTAAALAWAFYLIHSHPQVRDRLQQELNHADRTQPDAISQLPYLTAVCQESLRVHPIALICTPRMVRDSVQIAGDKFNAGTIIVPCIYLTHRREEIYPQPEKFYPERFLQQKFSSFEYLPFGGGSRGCIGAAFSLYEMKLVLATVLSQYELELANSRPVYPVRRGITIVPSENGMKMAVISG from the coding sequence ATGAAGTTAACTGAGGTAAACAAAACTCCAGCATTACTGCAAACGCTCCAGCTAATTGCCAATCCAATCGAGTTTTTAAACACTTGTGCCAACAAATACAGCGACCCATTTGCTGTGAGAGTTTTAGGTTTAAATTCTCCGCCAGTCGTATTTTTCAGCCAGCCACAAGCAATTAAAGAAATTTTTGCCATTCCCTCAGAGTACTTTGATTATAAAAAAGCAACTCACGTATTTCAACCTTTGATGGGGGAGCAATCTTTAATTTTACAAGAAGGGAAAAGCCATCAACGCCAACGCCAATTAATGCTACCTCCTTTTCATGGCGATCGCATGAAAACTTACGGGCAAATTATTTGTCAAATTACTCAAGCTGTAACTCAAAAATGGCAAGTTGGCAAACAGATTTCTATTAATCATTTTCTTCCCGATATTACTCTGCAAATTATTCTACAAGTTGTATTTGGAATCAGCCCTGGGGAGAGGTACGAACAATTAAAAGTGAAGTTAAGTTCTCTGCTAGAAGACGTGACAACTCCCTGGTACTCCAGCTTATTCTTTTTTCCCCCATTACAAAAAGACTTGGGTGCGTGGAGTCCTTGGGGACATTTTGTCAGACGCAGACAGCAAATTGACAAATTAATCTATGCAGAAATATCGCAACGGCGACGAGAAAACGATCCGACACGCACCGATATTTTATCAATGCTAATGACGGCGCGGGATGAAAAGGGACAGCAGATGAATGATGAAGAGTTACGCGATCAACTGATGTCTCTTTTATTATTAGGCTATGAAACCACAGCAGCAGCGCTAGCATGGGCATTTTACCTGATCCATTCTCATCCACAAGTCCGCGATCGCCTACAACAAGAATTGAATCATGCAGATCGTACTCAACCAGATGCGATCTCCCAACTTCCATATCTTACTGCTGTCTGTCAAGAATCCCTCCGAGTTCACCCCATTGCTTTAATTTGTACTCCTCGAATGGTAAGAGACTCCGTACAAATTGCTGGAGATAAATTCAACGCTGGAACCATTATCGTACCTTGTATTTACCTCACCCATAGAAGAGAAGAAATCTATCCTCAACCAGAAAAATTTTACCCAGAAAGATTCCTGCAACAAAAATTTTCGTCCTTTGAATATCTTCCTTTTGGTGGTGGTAGTCGCGGTTGTATTGGCGCAGCTTTTTCGTTATATGAAATGAAACTCGTACTCGCTACAGTGTTATCGCAGTATGAATTAGAATTAGCAAATTCTCGTCCCGTTTATCCAGTTCGGCGAGGAATTACAATCGTTCCCTCTGAAAATGGGATGAAAATGGCAGTTATCAGTGGCTAG
- a CDS encoding LmeA family phospholipid-binding protein: MRDICRGAQLCAPTNRVFYPIEKRYQAESKGCDREMDNEPRLDEKVIDTVAELGISSQVDNADKIDVDIQTNLLKLILGQADSVDFTGQGVVIQKDIRLQEIEVQTDKVDVNPLSAIFGKVELERPLDAIAKIVITEPDLNRALNSDYVLKKARNFKLNVDGQTVILEMQQMQLQLPGDNKMLFDGKVLLHEKGETQPLSFTATFRPRTQKQPVIVENFQCDRGEGISFAIALSLMEKVKQWMELPYFDLEGIALRVEEMTAQAGQLALQLQIRMKQIPQDLM, from the coding sequence GTGCGTGACATTTGTAGGGGCGCACAGCTGTGCGCCCCTACAAACCGTGTGTTTTACCCAATTGAAAAGCGCTATCAAGCAGAGTCAAAAGGATGCGATCGCGAGATGGATAACGAGCCACGGTTAGACGAAAAGGTAATTGATACAGTAGCAGAATTAGGAATATCTAGCCAAGTAGATAACGCTGACAAAATTGATGTTGATATTCAAACAAACCTCTTAAAGCTAATTTTAGGGCAAGCAGATTCAGTAGATTTTACTGGACAAGGCGTAGTTATACAAAAAGACATCCGCCTGCAAGAAATTGAGGTGCAGACAGATAAAGTTGACGTGAATCCACTCAGCGCTATTTTTGGCAAGGTTGAATTAGAGCGACCGTTAGATGCTATTGCCAAAATTGTGATTACAGAACCAGATTTAAATCGCGCTTTGAATTCTGATTACGTGCTAAAAAAGGCACGTAATTTTAAATTGAATGTAGACGGGCAAACTGTAATTTTAGAAATGCAGCAAATGCAATTACAGTTACCAGGAGATAATAAAATGCTCTTCGATGGTAAAGTATTGTTGCATGAAAAAGGCGAAACACAGCCACTTAGTTTTACAGCTACATTTCGCCCCCGTACCCAGAAGCAACCAGTTATCGTTGAGAATTTTCAATGCGATCGCGGGGAGGGAATCTCTTTTGCGATCGCGCTGTCATTAATGGAAAAAGTCAAACAATGGATGGAGTTACCCTATTTCGATCTAGAAGGAATAGCACTCAGAGTTGAAGAAATGACGGCGCAAGCAGGTCAGTTAGCCTTACAATTACAAATAAGAATGAAGCAAATACCTCAAGATTTAATGTAA
- the purU gene encoding formyltetrahydrofolate deformylase has protein sequence MNRLTATLLVSCPDRQGLVAKIANFIYANGGNIIHADQHTDFAAGLFLTRIEWQLEGFHLARELIAPAFGAIAQPLEARWQLHFSDTIPRLAIWVSRQEHCLFDLILRQQAKEYAAEIPLIISNHPDLEWVAKQFGIDYYYIPVSKDNKAAQEEKQLELLHQYDIDLIVLAKYMQILSPEFITRFPQAINIHHSFLPAFVGANPYQKAYERGVKVIGATAHYVTSELDAGPIIEQDVIRISHRDEVSDLIRKGKDLERVVLARAVRSHLQHRVLIYGNKTVVFE, from the coding sequence ATGAATAGACTGACAGCAACTCTACTCGTTTCTTGTCCCGACCGACAAGGATTAGTTGCAAAAATTGCCAATTTTATCTATGCCAATGGTGGTAACATCATCCACGCCGATCAGCATACAGACTTTGCTGCTGGCTTGTTTTTAACGCGCATCGAATGGCAATTAGAAGGGTTTCATCTAGCGCGAGAGCTAATTGCACCTGCCTTTGGAGCGATCGCGCAGCCGCTAGAGGCTCGATGGCAACTACACTTTTCCGACACTATCCCACGCCTTGCTATTTGGGTGAGTCGGCAAGAACATTGCTTATTCGATTTAATTCTCCGACAACAGGCAAAAGAGTATGCCGCAGAAATTCCCCTAATTATTAGCAATCATCCCGATTTAGAATGGGTGGCAAAACAATTTGGTATAGATTATTACTATATTCCCGTTAGCAAAGATAACAAAGCGGCTCAAGAGGAAAAACAGTTAGAACTTTTGCACCAGTACGACATCGATCTCATCGTTCTGGCAAAATATATGCAAATTCTCAGTCCCGAATTTATTACCCGATTTCCTCAAGCAATTAACATTCACCATTCGTTCCTTCCTGCTTTTGTAGGCGCGAATCCATACCAGAAAGCTTACGAACGCGGAGTAAAAGTTATCGGTGCTACTGCTCATTACGTGACATCAGAACTCGATGCTGGACCCATTATCGAGCAAGATGTCATCCGCATCAGCCACCGCGATGAAGTGAGCGACTTGATCCGTAAAGGTAAAGATTTAGAACGAGTCGTTTTAGCTAGAGCCGTGCGATCGCATCTACAACACCGTGTCTTAATTTACGGGAATAAGACTGTGGTGTTTGAGTAG
- the trxA gene encoding thioredoxin, protein MATKQQFNNFAEMISGADVPVLVDFYAAWCGPCQMMAPILEQVNEHLKSKIRIVKIDTDKYPQLASQYQIHALPTLVLFKQGQPVDRIEGVVPAPNLIEHLQALI, encoded by the coding sequence ATGGCTACTAAACAGCAGTTCAATAATTTTGCTGAAATGATCTCTGGTGCGGATGTGCCTGTACTGGTAGACTTTTACGCTGCATGGTGCGGTCCTTGCCAGATGATGGCTCCAATTTTAGAACAAGTCAACGAGCATCTCAAATCTAAAATCCGTATTGTGAAAATCGATACTGATAAATATCCACAACTCGCCAGTCAATATCAAATTCATGCCCTGCCCACATTAGTACTATTTAAGCAAGGTCAACCAGTCGATCGCATTGAGGGCGTAGTACCAGCACCTAATTTAATCGAACATTTGCAAGCTCTAATTTAG
- the fabG gene encoding 3-oxoacyl-[acyl-carrier-protein] reductase: MEVLPEDLQRLRQQVAIVTGASRGIGRAIALSLAAEGANVVVNYASSSSAAKEVVAEIEAAGGSAIAIPADVSDAAQVDTLVNAVVDKWKRIDVLVNNAGITRDTLLLRMKPEDWQAVIDLNLTGVFLCTKAVSKIMLKQRSGRIVNIASVAGQMGNPGQANYSAAKAGAIGFTKTVAKELASRGIIVNAVAPGFITTDMTSNIDSEDILKYIPLSRYGKPEEVAGMVRFLAADPAAGYITGQVFNVDGGMVMA, from the coding sequence ATGGAAGTATTGCCAGAGGATTTACAACGGTTACGCCAACAAGTCGCGATCGTTACCGGGGCTTCGCGCGGAATTGGACGGGCGATCGCTTTGAGTTTAGCCGCAGAAGGGGCGAACGTTGTCGTAAACTACGCAAGTTCTAGTTCCGCCGCTAAAGAAGTTGTAGCAGAAATTGAGGCGGCGGGGGGTAGCGCGATCGCAATTCCTGCTGATGTCTCGGATGCAGCTCAGGTAGATACTCTGGTGAATGCTGTTGTAGACAAATGGAAACGAATTGATGTTTTGGTAAACAATGCTGGTATTACCCGCGATACTTTGTTATTGCGAATGAAACCGGAAGACTGGCAAGCAGTCATCGACCTCAATCTGACAGGTGTGTTCCTGTGTACCAAAGCTGTCAGCAAAATCATGCTCAAACAACGCAGCGGGCGGATCGTTAATATTGCCTCGGTAGCCGGACAGATGGGCAATCCCGGTCAAGCAAACTATAGTGCAGCAAAAGCTGGGGCGATTGGATTTACTAAAACCGTTGCGAAAGAACTTGCCTCCCGTGGCATTATCGTCAATGCTGTTGCCCCTGGTTTTATCACCACTGATATGACTAGCAACATTGATTCTGAAGATATTCTGAAATATATTCCCTTGAGTCGTTACGGCAAACCCGAAGAAGTTGCTGGTATGGTGCGCTTTCTCGCCGCCGATCCTGCTGCCGGATATATTACAGGTCAAGTCTTCAACGTCGATGGTGGCATGGTTATGGCTTAA
- the groL gene encoding chaperonin GroEL (60 kDa chaperone family; promotes refolding of misfolded polypeptides especially under stressful conditions; forms two stacked rings of heptamers to form a barrel-shaped 14mer; ends can be capped by GroES; misfolded proteins enter the barrel where they are refolded when GroES binds) — translation MSKIVAFDDESRRALERGVNALADAVKITLGPKGRNVLLEKKYGAPQIVNDGITVAKEIELEDPLENTGARLIQEVASKTKDVAGDGTTTATVLAQAMIREGLKNVAAGANPVALRHGIEKTVANLVEEIAAVAKPVEGNAIASVATVSAGNDEEVGAMIAEAMERVTKDGVITVEESKSLTTDLEVVEGMQLDRGYISPYFITDNERMVAEFENPRLLITDKKISTIQDLISILEKVARAGQPLIIIAEDVDGEALATLVVNKARGVLSVCAIKAPGFGDRRKEMLRDIAVLTGGQLISEEIGLSLDTASLEMMGVARKVIIDKESTTIVAEGENKADVEKRISQIRKQLAESDSDYDKEKLQERIAKLAGGVAVIKVGAATETELKDRKLRIEDALNATKAAVEEGIVPGGGTTLIHLAKKVDEFKASLQDEEKVAAEIVARALEAPLRQMADNAGVEGSVVVERVRETDFNVGYNAATGEFEDLIAAGILDPAKVVRSALQNAGSIAGMVLTTEALVVEKPEKKAAAAPDMGGMGGMGGMGGMGGMGGMGMM, via the coding sequence ATGTCAAAAATCGTTGCGTTTGATGATGAATCGCGGCGGGCATTGGAACGGGGTGTGAATGCCCTTGCCGATGCCGTAAAAATTACCCTGGGTCCAAAAGGTCGCAACGTCCTATTAGAGAAAAAATACGGTGCGCCTCAGATTGTCAATGATGGGATTACCGTAGCTAAAGAAATTGAATTGGAAGACCCCCTAGAAAATACTGGGGCGCGTCTGATTCAAGAAGTTGCATCGAAAACCAAAGATGTAGCTGGAGATGGTACGACGACGGCGACAGTTCTTGCCCAAGCAATGATTCGTGAGGGGTTGAAGAACGTTGCAGCGGGAGCTAATCCAGTGGCACTGCGTCACGGAATTGAGAAGACCGTTGCCAATTTGGTAGAAGAAATTGCTGCTGTCGCTAAACCAGTTGAAGGAAATGCGATCGCCTCTGTAGCGACTGTCTCGGCTGGAAACGATGAAGAAGTCGGCGCGATGATCGCTGAGGCAATGGAGCGAGTCACCAAAGACGGTGTAATTACCGTTGAGGAATCCAAGTCTCTAACTACCGATTTAGAAGTGGTAGAAGGGATGCAGTTAGATCGAGGCTATATTTCTCCCTACTTCATCACCGACAACGAGCGGATGGTAGCAGAGTTTGAGAATCCTCGCCTGTTGATTACAGACAAGAAAATCAGCACGATTCAAGATTTGATTTCGATTTTAGAAAAAGTCGCTCGTGCCGGACAACCTTTGATTATTATTGCTGAAGATGTCGATGGAGAAGCTTTAGCAACTTTGGTTGTGAATAAAGCTCGTGGCGTGTTGAGCGTCTGCGCGATTAAAGCCCCAGGATTTGGCGATCGCCGTAAAGAAATGTTGCGCGACATCGCCGTACTAACTGGCGGTCAGTTGATTTCGGAAGAAATCGGCTTAAGCTTAGATACCGCTTCTTTGGAGATGATGGGTGTTGCTCGTAAAGTCATCATCGACAAAGAATCTACCACAATCGTCGCTGAAGGCGAAAATAAAGCTGATGTGGAAAAGCGCATCAGCCAAATTCGCAAACAACTAGCAGAATCTGACTCGGACTACGACAAAGAGAAACTGCAAGAGCGAATTGCCAAGCTAGCTGGTGGTGTTGCAGTGATTAAAGTTGGTGCAGCTACCGAAACCGAACTCAAAGACCGCAAACTGCGAATTGAAGACGCACTGAACGCGACGAAAGCCGCAGTCGAAGAAGGTATCGTCCCTGGTGGTGGTACGACCCTAATCCACTTAGCGAAGAAGGTGGACGAATTCAAAGCCAGCTTGCAAGACGAAGAAAAAGTGGCAGCTGAGATCGTCGCTCGAGCGCTAGAAGCTCCCTTACGCCAAATGGCTGACAATGCAGGAGTTGAAGGCTCTGTAGTCGTTGAGAGAGTGCGGGAAACCGATTTCAACGTCGGCTATAATGCGGCAACTGGAGAATTTGAAGATCTGATTGCTGCTGGCATTCTCGACCCTGCTAAGGTCGTGCGTTCGGCATTACAAAATGCTGGTTCTATTGCTGGTATGGTGTTAACGACCGAAGCCCTAGTCGTTGAAAAGCCCGAGAAGAAAGCCGCTGCTGCTCCTGACATGGGTGGTATGGGTGGCATGGGCGGCATGGGAGGTATGGGCGGTATGGGTGGCATGGGTATGATGTAA